Proteins from a single region of Hordeum vulgare subsp. vulgare chromosome 6H, MorexV3_pseudomolecules_assembly, whole genome shotgun sequence:
- the LOC123402527 gene encoding uncharacterized protein LOC123402527: MSKRRWQGDDVQPNYHDRGANKLKSIYLVLDDWHRGFTIRKLDADSPDLSAPPVFRLASPLNNHAMDFAALGSNIIGTSNQCAATLVFDTEAEALAIGNPLPDALLSSLNFFVTADDMLFAFAYYFTSRPPSFEVMTTAKEDEVRSLCPSTDWSWKSIPAPFTKHQRIVSYALHRDRRTIFVSVHDRNGSGTGTFSFDSENREWRRHGKWMLPFHRQGYFDADLDAWVGLHPDGYICSCQLPPLSTSTTTMQQPSWKISNEQNLWSPIHQASKSEEATLTYLGNSKFFLVDCDVADGFEFQDAFNHPHGFVLNMTTFRVKYNHEGKLRIIDRNTTSCPVSRQLSSFSPVAFWM; encoded by the coding sequence ATGTCTAAGCGAAGATGGCAGGGCGACGACGTTCAGCCCAACTACCACGACCGCGGCGCTAACAAACTCAAGAGCatctatcttgttctagatgacTGGCACAGGGGCTTCACCATTCGCAAGCTTGATGCTGACAGTCCTGACCTGAGCGCCCCCCCTGTCTTCCGGCTAGCGTCGCCTCTGAACAACCATGCCATGGACTTTGCCGCTCTGGGCAGCAACATTATAGGCACCAGCAACCAATGTGCTGCAACTCTAGTCTTTGACACGGAAGCAGAGGCGCTGGCCATCGGCAATCCCCTCCCGGATGCACTCCTCAGTTCCCTCAACTTCTTTGTCACAGCTGACGACATGTTATTTGCGTTTGCCTACTACTTCACGTCGCGGCCTCCCTCCTTCGAAGTCATGACCACCGCCAAGGAGGACGAGGTGCGCTCTTTGTGCCCAAGCACTGACTGGTCCTGGAAAAGCATCCCGGCTCCCTTCACCAAGCATCAAAGGATTGTATCCTACGCCCTTCACCGGGACAGACGCACCATATTTGTGTCTGTTCATGACCGAAATGGCAGCGGCACCGGCACGTTCTCCTTTGATAGCGAGAACCGTGAGTGGAGACGCCATGGGAAATGGATGCTCCCTTTCCACCGCCAAGGTTACTTCGACGCAGACCTAGATGCATGGGTTGGGCTACACCCGGATGGCTACATCTGCTCATGCCAACTCCCCCCCCTaagcaccagcaccaccaccatgcAGCAGCCTAGCTGGAAGATTTCCAATGAGCAAAACCTGTGGAGCCCAATACATCAAGCGTCTAAATCCGAAGAGGCTACTCTCACATACTTGGGCAACTCGAAGTTTTTCCTAGTTGATTGCGACGTCGCAGATGGATTTGAGTTCCAGGATGCCTTtaatcatcctcatggcttcgtgCTCAACATGACCACCTTTCGTGTCAAGTACAATCATGAGGGCAAGCTGAGAATCATCGACAGAAACACTACCTCTTGTCCTGTCTCTAGGCAACTCTCATCTTTTTCTCCGGTAGCGTTCTGGATGTAG